A window of the Cucurbita pepo subsp. pepo cultivar mu-cu-16 chromosome LG01, ASM280686v2, whole genome shotgun sequence genome harbors these coding sequences:
- the LOC111808825 gene encoding uncharacterized protein LOC111808825, whose product MQSSSVSETEEGSIKAERRSGMEAQVVEVDMEFWPLQHPTEPDDEDRPVVCPMPNSSSILDEGTMHNGKRAPESWRKRAEVSREVKASAETAVRVVRKRHHHTLSRPDHLMGGMSPVPLLPTTQNFTIFQMLQQLDKFES is encoded by the exons ATGCAAAGCAGCAGCGTTTCAGAAACAGAAGAGGGAAGCATTAAGGCTGAAAGAAGATCAGGAATGGAAGCTCAGGTGGTTGAAGTGGACATGGAGTTTTGGCCATTGCAGCATCCCACGGAACCTGATGATGAAGACCGCCCTGTCGTTTGCCCAATGCCCAACTCTTCTTCCATTCTTGAC GAAGGAACCATGCATAACGGCAAGAGGGCACCAGAAAGCTGGAGGAAAAGAGCAGAAGTGTCTAGAGAAGTTAAAGCATCAGCCGAGACGGCGGTGAGGGTGGTGCGGAAGCGACACCACCATACGCTCAGCCGACCCGACCACCTGATGGGAGGAATGTCGCCCGTTCCTCTTCTGCCGACCACCCAGAACTTCACCATCTTCCAAATGCTTCAGCAGTTGGACAAATTTGAGTCTTGA